The DNA segment GATCGCGGAGACCGGCTCGCCGTCGATGCGGCCGAGGAAGAAGCCCTCGGGGTCCTGGGCGAAGAAGGCGGGGCCGTCGGAGAGTCCCGGATTCCAGCCTTCGGCCGCCGCCCAGCCGCTGATCACCGGCCAGTCGTCCAGGGTGGCCTGGGTGACGGTGAACTCCTGAGGGGCCGGTGACGTCATCGCTGCGCTCCGTTTCCGGGGGGGGCGGGGGGTCGCTCGCGCCGCATCCTTCCTGATCGGGCGGCCTCGCGTCACGCCGGGACCGCCCGGGTGCCGCCCGTACCGTGCCGAGGCACTACAAAGGCCCCACCGAGTGGTGCTGGGTCGGTGGGGCCGTGTGGTGGAGCGGGATCAGACCCTGCTGCCCGGGCGGTTGCGCCGGTACAGGGCCGCGCCCGCCACCAGGAAGGCCGCGCTGCCGGCCAGCGCCGGGGCCGCGAAGTCCGCTCCGGTGTGCGCCAGGCTGGGCGGCGTCTCGTGGGTGGGCGGCACCACGGTCTTCGGCGGCGCCGGGGGCTGGTGCTTCGGCGGGGCCGGGGGCTGGTGCTTGGGCGGCGCCACCGGCGGCGGGGTCGGCGCCTCGGAGTGGTTCTCGCAGTTGTTGCCGAAGGCCGGGTTGAGGGCCCCGACGACGTCCACGCTGTTGCCGCAGGCGTTCACCGGGATGTCGATCGGCAACTGGAGGCCGTTGCCGGAGAGCACGCCGGGCGAGCCCTGGGTGACGCTGTGCGCGGTGGCGCCGCCACCCCCCACGTTGCCGGCCCGGGTGCCGCCGGCCTTGCTGCCACCGGTACCGCTGCCCCCGGCCTTGCTGCCGGAGCCGCCGCCGCTCACCGCGCCGCCGTTGTCGGAGCCGGTGTTCGCGCAGGAGTTGCCGAAGGCCGGGTTGAGGAGTCCGACCACATCGACACTGTTGCCGCACACGTTCAGCGGGACGCTGACCGGGGCCTGGACTGTGTTGCCGGAGAGCACCCCGGGCGAGCCGACAGCGGCGCCGTCGGCGGTGGCACCACCAGCCGCGAAAGCGGCGGAGACGGGCATGGCCATGGCCATCGCACCGGAGGCGGCGGCGACGCCGATCACACCGTTTCGGGTAGCCCGTTTCATAGGTTCCCTGCCTTCCAGAAGTCGTAGCGGGCAGCCACCCGCACCACATAGAACGCGCACGGACCGTTCGGGTTATGGCCTGTGCGGCTTTCACCCGTTCGGGGGGCACGATCGTTCGAACCGCACGTCAAGCCGTTGTCGCGCCATCCACGCGGATAGGTGGACCGTTCACCCGGCCGGAGGAGGTGATCCCGCTCGCCCCGGACCGGAGGTGACGCCCGCACGGCCGGGAGGCGGCCGGTGCGGGGCCCGCTTATGGTGAGGACGGCGCCGCCCCTGTTCAGTGCGGTGGCGCCCTGGGAGGCGAGCGATGCCGGCCAAGGTGAAGCAGCAGTCCAGACGGTCCGCCGTACGGCGTGGCGCGGGTGCGGGAGTGCTCGCCCTGGCGCTGGTCGGCGCGAGCCTGCCCGTGGCGGTGGCCGCCGAGTCCCGGTCCGGCCAGGCCGACCGGCCCGGCATGGCCCGCTTCTACGAACAGAAGGTCGCCTGGGGCCGCTGCACGGGCCCGGACATGCCGAGGGATCTCCAGTGCGGCAAGGTGACCGTCCCGCTGGACTACGCGCACCCCACGGTGGGCACCCTCGATCTTGCGCTGGCCCGCTACCGGGCGACCGGCTCCGGGCACCGCGCGGTGCTGCTGAACTTCGGCGGGCCCGGCGCCTCGGGGGTGAACCAGCTCGCGGCCGGCGGCAAGGAGTTCATGGACCTCACCAACGGCTCCGACGTGGTCTCCTTCGACCCGCGCGGGATAGGCCGCTCCTCCCCCGTGAGCTGCGGCGTGGGCGAGGAGCCCCCGTCGGACTCCTCGGGTTCGTCGGACTCGGCGGATGCCGGTGTCGACGTCAGCAGCCCGCAGCAGCTCATGACCCTGCTCCGGCAGTCCGCCCAGTTGTGCGCCAAACACTCCGGACCGGTGCTCAAGCACATGGGCACGGTGGACGCGGCCCGCGACATGGACGTCATACGCCAGGCCCTCGGCCAGAAGAAGCTGGACTACCTGGGCTTCTCCTACGGCACCCGGCTCGGCGCGGTGTACGCGGCGCAGTTCCCGCACAAGGTCGGCAGGATGGCCCTGGACGGCGTGGACACGCTGACCGAACCGCTCTCGGAGCAGGGCCTCGCGGGCGCCCAGGGACAGCAGACGGCGCTGGAGGGCTTCCTGGACTGGTGCGTGACGGACATGGGCTGCCCGTTCGGCCAGGACCGGCGGGCGGCGGAGGGCCAGGTGCTCCAGCTCGTGCGCTCGCTGGACGCGAACCCCGTACCGACCGACTTCGGCGGCACCCTCTCCGGGCAGGATCTGGTGGGCGCCATCGGGCAGGGCCTGTACAGCAAGGAGCTGTGGCCGTCGCTGGAGCGGGCGCTCGCCTCGCTGGTGGAGGACGGCGACGCGCGCCGGGTGCTCAGCTTCGCCTCGGGCGGCGCCGGGCTGCCGACGCGGGCGAGCGGGTCCGGCAAGAACGACGGCGGGCTCACCGATCCGGGACAGGTGCCGATCGACAACCTCACGGCCGCGCTGATGGCGGTGAACTGCGCGGACGACCCCGACCGGCCCTCCGCCGCCCGCCTCACCAAGGACCTCACCGACCTGCGCGCCTCCTACGACGCCGCGTCCCCGGTCTTCGGCCGCTACCGGCTCACCCAGCTGCTGATGTGCTACGGCCGCCCCAAGGGCACCGACTACATCAGGGACTCGGTGAAGGACGTACCGTCCTCGCGGATACTGCTCGTCGGCACGCGCGGGGACCCGGCGACGCCGTACCGCTGGGCCGAGGAGACGGCGCGGCGGCTGGGGTCCTCGGCCGTGGTGCTCGACAACAAGGGCGACGGGCACACCGGTTACGCCTCGTCCAAGTGTGTGCACCGCAAGGTCGACGACTTCCTGATGTACGGCACCCTGCCGCCCAACGGCAGCTCGTGCCCGGCGGACGGGAAGGCGTGGAGCTCCACCGTGTCGACGGACCCGTGAGCGGCGGGACCCCTGAGCGAAGGGTGACGGCGCAACTGCGCGGTCATGTCCGGCGTCACACCGGGTAGGCGCGGCCCCAGCCCGCCGACCGGACCCGATCACGACAGGGGGACCTCGCTCATGCGTATCCGTACCGTCCACACCGTGCCCGTCCTGGCCGCCTCGGCCGCGCTGCTGCTGGCCGCCGCGCCCGGCCAGGCGGCACCGCGGCACCAGGCCGCGCCCGCCCGCTGCGCCGCGAAGGCGCTCGACATCCAGGCCAAGGCGGTGAAGGGGAAGACGACCGTCGTGCGTTTCTCGGTGACCAACACCGGCTCGCGCGCCTGTCTCGTGGACCGGGTGCCGACGATCACCTTCGGTGAGCTGGACGGCGCCGCGCTGCCCACGCCCGAGGGCGGCCGGGGCACCTACCGGCTGGACGCCGGCAAGACCGCCTACGGGGCGGTGCGCACCATCGGCAACCCGTCCGACCCGGAGGCACGGCGCTCCCCCTCGCTCGGGGTGTCGGCCTCGGCGTCCCAGTACGGCCGTGACTTCACGGCCGCGCGACTGGGCACCGGGAGGGACGTCCGGGTCTGGGAGCCGGTGACGACGTGGTGGCAGCCGACGCGCGCGAAGGCGGACAAGGCGATCGGCCTCGGCT comes from the Streptomyces seoulensis genome and includes:
- a CDS encoding DUF4232 domain-containing protein is translated as MRIRTVHTVPVLAASAALLLAAAPGQAAPRHQAAPARCAAKALDIQAKAVKGKTTVVRFSVTNTGSRACLVDRVPTITFGELDGAALPTPEGGRGTYRLDAGKTAYGAVRTIGNPSDPEARRSPSLGVSASASQYGRDFTAARLGTGRDVRVWEPVTTWWQPTRAKADKAIGLG
- a CDS encoding alpha/beta hydrolase, whose protein sequence is MPAKVKQQSRRSAVRRGAGAGVLALALVGASLPVAVAAESRSGQADRPGMARFYEQKVAWGRCTGPDMPRDLQCGKVTVPLDYAHPTVGTLDLALARYRATGSGHRAVLLNFGGPGASGVNQLAAGGKEFMDLTNGSDVVSFDPRGIGRSSPVSCGVGEEPPSDSSGSSDSADAGVDVSSPQQLMTLLRQSAQLCAKHSGPVLKHMGTVDAARDMDVIRQALGQKKLDYLGFSYGTRLGAVYAAQFPHKVGRMALDGVDTLTEPLSEQGLAGAQGQQTALEGFLDWCVTDMGCPFGQDRRAAEGQVLQLVRSLDANPVPTDFGGTLSGQDLVGAIGQGLYSKELWPSLERALASLVEDGDARRVLSFASGGAGLPTRASGSGKNDGGLTDPGQVPIDNLTAALMAVNCADDPDRPSAARLTKDLTDLRASYDAASPVFGRYRLTQLLMCYGRPKGTDYIRDSVKDVPSSRILLVGTRGDPATPYRWAEETARRLGSSAVVLDNKGDGHTGYASSKCVHRKVDDFLMYGTLPPNGSSCPADGKAWSSTVSTDP
- a CDS encoding chaplin yields the protein MKRATRNGVIGVAAASGAMAMAMPVSAAFAAGGATADGAAVGSPGVLSGNTVQAPVSVPLNVCGNSVDVVGLLNPAFGNSCANTGSDNGGAVSGGGSGSKAGGSGTGGSKAGGTRAGNVGGGGATAHSVTQGSPGVLSGNGLQLPIDIPVNACGNSVDVVGALNPAFGNNCENHSEAPTPPPVAPPKHQPPAPPKHQPPAPPKTVVPPTHETPPSLAHTGADFAAPALAGSAAFLVAGAALYRRNRPGSRV